Proteins from one Pontibacter korlensis genomic window:
- a CDS encoding sugar phosphate isomerase/epimerase family protein has product MLAILFACLLNFSACDTGKDEPAPEEPAKETPVAPLQIGYGLAISKFTPEKLAYAKSVGVSFVEASGMSLFLDGNRNFKLSDEEIIKRLTDAKKAADAAGIKVWSVHMPYGQHIDLSILNEADRQDVVAKHTKLISFLRILEPEVILFHPSYYLGLNERDRRKSQLIKSATELDKAVQSINATMVLENMLGPELQASNGRERPLMRTVEETVEIFNRLPKSIYSAIDMNHIKNPENLIKAMGSRLKTVHIADGTGAAENHFFPCSGEGKNDWNAILAALEAVEYTGPFMYESAYEDEKDFATCYQSLYTNYINSK; this is encoded by the coding sequence ATGTTAGCGATACTATTTGCCTGTTTGCTCAACTTCAGTGCCTGTGATACTGGGAAAGATGAGCCTGCGCCGGAGGAGCCTGCCAAAGAAACCCCGGTAGCGCCCCTCCAAATTGGCTATGGATTGGCCATCAGTAAGTTTACGCCGGAGAAGCTTGCTTATGCCAAATCTGTGGGGGTGAGTTTTGTGGAAGCTTCCGGTATGAGCCTTTTTCTGGATGGGAACCGGAACTTCAAGCTGTCCGATGAGGAAATCATCAAAAGGCTGACGGATGCCAAGAAGGCAGCGGATGCGGCCGGTATCAAAGTATGGTCGGTGCACATGCCCTACGGTCAGCACATTGACCTGTCCATCCTTAATGAGGCAGACAGGCAGGATGTGGTGGCAAAGCATACGAAGCTGATCTCTTTCCTGAGGATTCTGGAGCCGGAGGTTATACTCTTCCACCCGAGCTATTACCTGGGCCTCAACGAGCGGGACAGGCGCAAAAGCCAGCTGATCAAGTCGGCCACGGAGCTAGACAAGGCGGTGCAAAGTATAAATGCCACGATGGTGCTTGAGAATATGCTCGGACCTGAGCTGCAGGCCAGCAACGGCCGGGAGCGCCCGCTTATGCGAACAGTAGAGGAAACGGTGGAAATCTTTAACAGGCTGCCAAAGTCTATCTACTCTGCCATTGACATGAATCACATCAAAAACCCGGAGAACCTGATAAAGGCCATGGGCAGCCGTTTGAAGACGGTGCATATTGCCGATGGTACTGGGGCGGCGGAGAACCACTTCTTCCCTTGCTCAGGCGAAGGAAAGAACGACTGGAACGCTATTCTGGCCGCCTTGGAGGCGGTGGAGTATACCGGCCCGTTCATGTACGAGAGCGCCTACGAGGATGAGAAGGACTTTGCAACGTGCTATCAATCCCTCTATACCAATTATATCAACAGCAAATAA
- a CDS encoding RagB/SusD family nutrient uptake outer membrane protein: MKRIYITSVFAFLTMLFTGCEKDFLDRPPKDKVDAEFFFKTATDLEVATNDFYSMLPTTGVYSDDASSDNIVPLNASDRVRGNRMVPTTRGSGGWSWSRLRDINFFLENYHRVPDEAAKRKYGGIARFFRAYFYFEKVQRFGDVPWYSKVLEAGDPDLYKARDPRKLVIDSVMADIDYAIANIPAEVELNRITKYTALLLKARIALYEGTFRKYHGLGDYEQLLQEAAAASGELINSGAYRLFTAGGPNEAYRELFARNVQDPTETILARDYERDLGQHNLGYLMTAPTMGAWGITKDVINSYLMKDGSRFTDKTGYETMEFYEEMQDRDPRLTQTTAGPNFMVYGESTPEPVNLNGTTTGYRVIKALPSRDQWSASYMDIIIFRYAEALLIYAEAKAELGTLTQQDLDISINKLRDRVGMPHLNLAQANANPDPYLAAMYPNIDGGANKGVLLEIRRERRIELFNEGHRWDDLMRWKEGKKIEQPMVGIYFSGLGAHDFNNDGKTDVFLHDGNAAGAPKEASTIINIQQRPLTNGTSGYLNPFSLGGYFDENRDYYYPLPIEDLRLNENLVQNPNWE; this comes from the coding sequence ATGAAAAGAATATACATTACTTCCGTTTTCGCCTTCCTTACCATGCTCTTTACCGGCTGCGAAAAAGATTTCCTGGACAGGCCCCCAAAGGACAAAGTGGACGCAGAGTTCTTCTTCAAAACAGCTACGGACCTGGAGGTGGCCACAAATGACTTTTACAGTATGCTACCCACCACCGGGGTCTACAGCGATGATGCCTCCTCAGATAACATCGTGCCCTTGAACGCGTCCGATAGAGTGAGGGGCAACCGTATGGTGCCTACCACCCGTGGGAGCGGGGGCTGGTCCTGGAGCAGGCTCAGAGATATTAACTTTTTCCTGGAGAACTACCACCGCGTGCCTGATGAGGCAGCCAAGCGCAAGTATGGCGGCATCGCCCGCTTCTTCCGGGCCTACTTCTACTTTGAGAAGGTGCAGCGCTTTGGGGATGTGCCGTGGTACAGCAAAGTGCTGGAGGCCGGGGACCCTGATCTGTACAAGGCGCGAGATCCGCGCAAGCTGGTGATCGATTCGGTGATGGCCGATATTGACTATGCCATAGCCAACATTCCGGCGGAGGTAGAGCTAAACCGCATTACCAAGTATACAGCTTTGCTTCTGAAAGCCAGAATCGCGCTGTACGAGGGCACGTTCAGAAAGTATCATGGTCTTGGAGATTATGAGCAGCTGCTGCAGGAAGCGGCCGCTGCGTCCGGGGAACTGATAAACTCAGGTGCTTACCGCTTGTTTACCGCAGGCGGCCCTAATGAGGCATACCGTGAGCTGTTTGCCCGTAACGTGCAGGACCCTACGGAAACCATCCTGGCCAGGGACTACGAGCGGGATTTAGGCCAGCACAACCTGGGTTACCTGATGACGGCCCCTACCATGGGTGCCTGGGGTATCACAAAGGATGTTATCAATAGCTACCTGATGAAGGACGGTAGCCGGTTTACAGATAAGACGGGCTATGAAACCATGGAGTTTTATGAGGAGATGCAAGACCGCGACCCTCGCCTGACCCAGACTACAGCCGGACCGAATTTTATGGTATACGGAGAGAGCACCCCTGAGCCGGTGAACCTGAACGGTACAACCACAGGTTACCGCGTGATCAAAGCACTTCCGTCCCGAGACCAGTGGAGTGCCTCTTACATGGACATTATCATCTTCCGTTACGCAGAGGCCTTATTGATTTATGCGGAGGCCAAAGCCGAGCTGGGCACCCTCACGCAGCAGGACCTGGATATCAGCATCAACAAGCTCAGAGACAGAGTAGGTATGCCGCACCTCAACCTGGCGCAGGCCAATGCCAACCCCGATCCGTACCTGGCGGCTATGTATCCAAATATAGATGGAGGAGCTAACAAAGGCGTGCTCCTGGAGATTCGCCGGGAGCGCCGCATTGAGCTCTTTAACGAAGGACACCGCTGGGATGATTTGATGCGCTGGAAAGAGGGCAAAAAAATAGAGCAGCCGATGGTGGGCATTTACTTCTCAGGCCTGGGCGCACACGACTTCAACAACGACGGCAAAACTGATGTGTTCCTGCACGATGGCAACGCCGCCGGCGCGCCAAAAGAGGCTTCCACTATTATCAACATACAACAAAGGCCATTAACCAACGGTACCTCCGGCTACCTGAACCCTTTCTCACTAGGCGGCTATTTCGACGAAAACCGGGACTATTATTACCCGCTTCCAATCGAAGACCTGAGACTGAACGAGAATCTGGTACAAAACCCAAACTGGGAGTAA